In Flavobacterium cerinum, one genomic interval encodes:
- a CDS encoding efflux RND transporter periplasmic adaptor subunit produces the protein MKGKHIVYLVLIIVLGGMIFYRISANKEKNDGGKKGDGKNAAKVSGIVLQPQVFSDNLSLSGSIEANEQVEIRSEVSGIVESINFNEGTQVTQGQVLFKINDSELRAQLAQAKTQQALAAENERRARLLLQKEAISQEEYDTANATLRSTQAQTQLIQAQLAKTSVKAPFSGKIGLRAISKGAYVTPTTVVANLVNLNQVKITFSIPEKYAGQMKKNAEISFTIAGSKDNYKAKIYAIEPGVDVTTRTLQMRALAQNPEGKLLPGTYANVALPLENVNDALLVPTEALIPIQNGKKIFVAEKGKAKEIVVETGPRTAKNILITSGLKAGDTVLTSGVMTLKNDMPVKVAIQK, from the coding sequence ATGAAAGGTAAACATATAGTATATCTCGTTCTGATTATCGTATTGGGCGGCATGATATTTTATCGAATTTCAGCCAATAAAGAGAAAAATGACGGTGGTAAAAAAGGAGACGGAAAAAATGCAGCCAAAGTATCCGGTATCGTATTACAACCACAGGTCTTTTCAGATAATTTATCGTTGTCGGGTTCTATCGAAGCCAACGAACAAGTTGAAATCAGAAGTGAAGTTTCCGGAATAGTAGAAAGCATCAATTTTAACGAAGGCACACAGGTAACTCAGGGACAAGTGTTGTTTAAAATTAATGATAGCGAGTTGCGGGCACAATTGGCTCAGGCTAAAACCCAACAGGCACTTGCCGCTGAAAATGAAAGAAGAGCCCGATTGTTGTTACAGAAAGAAGCAATTAGTCAGGAAGAATATGATACAGCTAATGCCACATTGCGTTCTACTCAGGCACAAACACAGTTAATCCAGGCCCAATTAGCGAAAACGAGTGTAAAAGCACCGTTCTCCGGAAAAATCGGATTGCGCGCCATTTCAAAAGGAGCTTATGTAACACCAACAACTGTGGTCGCTAATCTGGTCAATCTGAATCAGGTAAAAATCACCTTCTCGATACCGGAAAAATATGCCGGACAAATGAAAAAGAATGCCGAAATTTCATTCACCATTGCCGGATCTAAAGACAATTATAAAGCAAAGATTTATGCCATCGAACCGGGTGTAGATGTGACAACACGAACCTTACAGATGCGTGCTCTGGCGCAGAATCCGGAAGGGAAGCTATTACCGGGAACCTATGCTAATGTTGCATTACCGCTGGAAAATGTTAACGATGCCTTATTAGTACCTACTGAAGCATTGATTCCGATACAAAACGGTAAAAAAATATTTGTTGCTGAAAAAGGAAAAGCAAAAGAAATTGTTGTAGAAACCGGACCGCGTACCGCTAAAAATATTCTGATAACATCCGGATTAAAAGCGGGTGATACCGTATTGACCAGCGGGGTGATGACCCTTAAAAACGATATGCCGGTAAAAGTGGCAATACAAAAATAA
- a CDS encoding T9SS type A sorting domain-containing protein — MKKTTQKNLLALLTMALMGITASAQSFYTNGGLSTGTNTSNGSTPSPAGYTWSELQSVGGATNTNLGFGAIFNTAATTNLRIADNFTVTSTMNLTTVDLFCYQTGSTGTTPPIDQMRVQIWNGDPSVVTSTVVAGNMTANIYNASASGEANMYRIGNNTPGTTRKIWRISGNLTATLAPGTYWVDFQVHATNDGSIFFPAVTVPGSVSLAGWNAKQYSGTAWAGIVDAGSTQPMDMPFILNYQAFLGTESFVTNNKMLLYPNPATNVLNLKVNYNATQAIPGRVAIYDLKGSKVLDQKLVLADGDNYPVNIETLNKGVYMVQTFDVDNNEIVKTKLVKE; from the coding sequence ATGAAAAAAACTACACAAAAGAATTTATTGGCCTTGTTAACAATGGCTTTAATGGGGATTACTGCATCTGCGCAGTCATTCTATACCAACGGAGGTCTTTCGACTGGTACGAACACTTCTAATGGATCTACTCCGTCACCGGCAGGATATACATGGAGTGAATTGCAATCTGTAGGTGGCGCAACGAATACCAATCTAGGATTCGGGGCTATTTTTAATACGGCTGCAACAACAAATTTACGTATTGCGGATAACTTTACAGTTACTTCCACAATGAACCTGACAACAGTTGATTTGTTCTGTTATCAGACAGGTTCTACCGGTACTACACCACCAATTGATCAAATGCGTGTTCAAATCTGGAACGGTGATCCGTCTGTTGTAACATCTACGGTAGTGGCGGGAAATATGACAGCTAATATCTACAATGCTTCGGCGAGTGGAGAGGCTAACATGTATCGTATCGGAAACAATACACCGGGTACAACTCGTAAAATATGGCGTATTAGCGGAAACCTGACCGCAACATTGGCTCCGGGAACGTATTGGGTCGATTTTCAGGTACACGCAACAAACGACGGATCCATCTTTTTCCCTGCTGTTACAGTACCGGGATCGGTTAGTTTAGCAGGTTGGAATGCAAAACAGTATAGTGGTACAGCTTGGGCAGGTATTGTAGACGCTGGTTCTACTCAGCCAATGGACATGCCGTTTATTTTAAATTACCAAGCTTTCTTGGGTACTGAGAGTTTTGTTACAAATAACAAAATGTTGTTGTATCCAAACCCGGCTACGAATGTGTTGAATCTGAAAGTAAATTATAATGCGACTCAGGCTATACCGGGACGTGTTGCAATTTATGACCTAAAAGGATCTAAAGTATTGGATCAGAAATTGGTTTTAGCTGATGGAGATAATTATCCGGTAAATATTGAAACATTGAACAAAGGTGTTTATATGGTTCAAACATTTGATGTGGATAATAACGAAATCGTAAAAACGAAATTGGTTAAAGAATAA
- a CDS encoding efflux RND transporter permease subunit has translation MSLSTISIKRPVLTIVINLMLILFGIIGYTYLGIREFPSIDPAQISVRTSYAGANADIIESQITEPLEKAINAIDGIRNITSSSNQGSSNITIEFNLDKNLEEAANDVRDKVSQAVRSLPQDIDAPPVVSKADADSEPIITMTVQSDNKNVLELSDYADNVIAQRLQTIPGVSSVQIWGQRKYAMRLWIDPVKLASYGCTVSDVRDALNKQNVELPSGKLTGDNTELTVKTIGNLSTEEEFNNIIVRANGDNIVRLSDVGKASLEAENLETKLSDSGQPMVGLAIIPQPGTNYLDIAEKFYEQYDQLKKDLPKDFKLNIAIDNTVFVKKAVLEVAETLLISVILVVLIIYLFFRDWAIAFRPLIDIPVSLIATFFIMYIFGFSVNVLTLLAIVLATGLVVDDGIVVTENIFKKVEEGMSPIEAAVKGSNEIFFAVISISITLAAVFLPVIFLEGFVGRLFREFGVVIGAAVLISAFVSLTLTPMLNAYLMKGGEQKKSKFYNLTEPYFEKLNKGYAESLVSFLKRKWLSFPILIGCIGLIVFFFKTLQKETAPYDDRSFISLRVTAPEGATYDYMDRFMSELTELINDSVPEKKVSLIITSPGFGSASVNSGVARLSLVQPEERKRTQKQITDDLSKWTKQYSEAKVAVSESPTIAVNRRGGLPIQYIIQAPNFKKLEEKIPEFMDEVAKDPTFSMTDVNLKFNKPEIYVSIDRVKAQSLGVSVIDVAQTLQLSLSGQRFGYFMMNGKQYQVMGQFDKKDRSAPMDLTSMFVRNKDGQLIQLDNVVTIEEQSSPPQLYHNNRYMSATVSAGLAPGKSLGDGIEAMERVKAKVLDDSFTTDLGGESRDFVESSSNTSFAFGLALLLIFLILAAQFESFIDPFIIILTVPMAVAGALLSLWLFGQTWNIFSQIGTIMLIGLVTKNGILIVEFANQLREQGKDKYEAIVEAAESRLRPILMTSLAIALGALPIALSLGAASQSRMGMGIVIVGGTIFSLILTLFVIPAIYLMWSRERKHRPEFDNIKD, from the coding sequence ATGAGTCTATCTACCATAAGTATAAAAAGACCGGTTTTAACGATCGTAATCAACCTGATGCTGATCCTGTTCGGGATTATCGGGTATACCTATCTTGGGATCCGGGAATTCCCTTCAATTGATCCGGCACAGATTTCCGTTCGTACCAGTTATGCCGGTGCAAATGCGGATATTATTGAATCACAGATTACAGAGCCGCTTGAAAAAGCGATTAATGCTATCGATGGAATCCGAAATATTACATCGTCAAGTAATCAGGGAAGTAGTAATATCACGATTGAGTTTAATCTGGATAAAAACCTGGAAGAAGCCGCTAATGACGTAAGGGATAAAGTGTCTCAGGCGGTAAGAAGCTTGCCGCAGGATATTGATGCACCGCCCGTAGTATCGAAAGCGGATGCGGATTCGGAACCGATTATTACGATGACGGTTCAGAGTGATAATAAAAATGTATTGGAACTGAGCGATTATGCTGATAACGTGATCGCACAGCGTTTGCAAACCATTCCGGGCGTGAGTAGCGTACAAATATGGGGACAACGTAAATATGCAATGCGTTTATGGATCGATCCGGTAAAATTAGCCTCCTATGGTTGTACGGTTTCAGATGTAAGAGATGCGCTGAATAAACAAAACGTAGAATTACCGTCGGGTAAATTAACCGGAGATAACACCGAATTAACGGTGAAAACAATAGGAAACCTTTCAACGGAAGAGGAGTTCAATAATATTATTGTTCGGGCTAACGGAGATAATATCGTCCGACTAAGTGATGTCGGGAAAGCGTCTCTTGAAGCCGAAAATCTGGAAACGAAACTGAGTGATTCCGGACAACCGATGGTCGGTTTGGCTATTATTCCGCAACCGGGAACTAATTATCTGGATATCGCTGAAAAATTCTACGAACAATACGATCAACTTAAAAAAGACTTACCTAAAGATTTTAAACTGAATATTGCAATCGATAATACGGTTTTCGTTAAAAAAGCGGTATTAGAAGTAGCCGAAACCCTTTTGATATCAGTGATACTTGTAGTATTGATCATTTATCTGTTCTTTAGAGACTGGGCGATTGCATTCCGACCGTTAATTGATATTCCGGTGTCTTTGATTGCGACTTTCTTTATCATGTATATTTTCGGTTTTTCGGTTAACGTATTGACCTTACTGGCTATTGTACTGGCAACGGGATTAGTTGTGGATGATGGTATTGTAGTAACCGAAAACATATTTAAAAAAGTAGAAGAAGGGATGTCGCCTATTGAAGCGGCGGTTAAAGGATCGAACGAAATTTTCTTTGCCGTAATTTCGATTTCAATTACGTTGGCTGCGGTGTTTTTACCGGTAATCTTCCTTGAAGGATTCGTCGGTCGGTTATTCCGGGAATTCGGAGTGGTAATCGGAGCTGCGGTACTGATATCGGCATTTGTGTCGTTAACGCTGACGCCGATGTTAAATGCGTACCTGATGAAAGGTGGCGAACAGAAAAAATCAAAATTCTATAACCTGACCGAACCGTATTTTGAAAAATTAAATAAGGGATACGCTGAGTCATTGGTGAGCTTCTTAAAACGAAAATGGTTGAGTTTCCCGATATTGATCGGTTGTATCGGGCTGATCGTGTTTTTCTTTAAAACCTTGCAAAAAGAAACGGCACCATATGACGATCGAAGTTTTATCAGTTTAAGAGTTACGGCTCCGGAAGGCGCAACCTACGATTATATGGATCGTTTTATGAGCGAGCTTACCGAATTGATCAATGATTCGGTTCCGGAGAAAAAAGTAAGTTTGATAATTACATCACCGGGATTTGGTTCGGCATCTGTAAATAGTGGTGTCGCCCGTTTATCATTGGTTCAGCCGGAAGAAAGAAAAAGAACGCAAAAACAAATTACAGATGATTTGTCGAAATGGACAAAACAATATTCTGAAGCGAAAGTAGCGGTTTCCGAGTCGCCTACGATTGCTGTAAATCGAAGAGGAGGATTACCGATTCAATATATTATTCAGGCACCGAACTTTAAAAAACTGGAAGAAAAGATTCCGGAATTTATGGATGAAGTAGCGAAAGATCCGACTTTCTCAATGACGGATGTTAACCTGAAATTTAATAAACCTGAAATTTACGTTAGTATTGACCGTGTAAAAGCACAGAGTCTTGGAGTTTCGGTGATTGATGTCGCACAAACATTACAGCTTTCGTTAAGTGGTCAGCGTTTCGGATATTTTATGATGAACGGAAAGCAATACCAGGTAATGGGACAGTTTGATAAGAAAGACCGAAGTGCACCGATGGACCTTACTTCGATGTTTGTTCGCAATAAAGACGGTCAGCTGATCCAGTTGGATAATGTCGTGACGATTGAAGAACAGAGTAGTCCGCCGCAATTGTATCATAACAACCGCTATATGTCGGCTACGGTATCAGCAGGATTGGCGCCCGGGAAAAGTCTTGGTGACGGAATCGAAGCGATGGAACGAGTTAAAGCAAAAGTACTGGATGATAGTTTTACAACGGATTTGGGTGGGGAATCGAGAGACTTTGTCGAAAGTAGTTCTAATACCTCTTTTGCTTTCGGATTGGCTTTATTACTGATATTCCTGATTCTGGCGGCACAATTTGAAAGTTTTATCGATCCGTTTATTATCATTTTAACAGTGCCGATGGCGGTAGCCGGAGCGTTATTGTCGTTATGGCTATTCGGTCAGACGTGGAATATCTTTAGTCAGATCGGAACTATTATGTTGATTGGTCTGGTGACGAAGAACGGTATTTTAATTGTGGAGTTTGCCAATCAATTGCGGGAACAGGGCAAAGATAAATACGAAGCCATTGTTGAAGCGGCTGAATCCCGTTTACGTCCGATTTTAATGACCAGTTTGGCAATTGCTCTTGGAGCGTTACCGATTGCGCTGTCGTTAGGTGCAGCATCGCAAAGTAGAATGGGGATGGGGATCGTTATTGTGGGCGGAACAATATTCTCGCTTATATTGACATTATTTGTGATTCCGGCAATTTATCTGATGTGGTCAAGAGAACGTAAACATCGCCCGGAATTTGATAATATTAAGGACTAA
- a CDS encoding CBS domain-containing protein: MKHRVPVSSIMTKNVVKLNLTDDLTKAEMLFKKNNIRHIPVVNGNAIIGMLSYTDLLRISFADAVDDDDEIVDTTVYNMFTIEQVMAKKLVTVSPDTTIKEAAEILATKEFHALPVVEGDLLVGIVTTTDLIKYLINQY; the protein is encoded by the coding sequence ATGAAACATCGTGTTCCTGTATCGTCTATTATGACTAAGAATGTGGTTAAACTCAATCTTACAGATGATTTAACCAAAGCAGAAATGCTTTTTAAAAAGAATAACATCAGACACATACCGGTTGTCAATGGTAATGCCATTATCGGAATGCTGAGTTATACCGATCTACTACGGATTTCATTTGCCGATGCAGTTGACGACGACGACGAAATCGTTGATACTACCGTCTACAACATGTTTACTATCGAACAGGTAATGGCAAAAAAACTGGTGACCGTTTCTCCCGATACAACAATTAAAGAAGCCGCAGAAATTCTGGCGACGAAAGAGTTTCATGCCTTGCCGGTAGTAGAGGGTGATTTGCTGGTTGGTATTGTAACAACGACAGATTTAATTAAATATCTGATTAACCAATATTAA
- a CDS encoding TolC family protein: MKHYLLIILAIVTSNLANAQEVLTAKEAVEIALKNNYDILIAANQAKISEKNAGVANAGMLPTLGATLTKNNNTQNSTQTQADGSQRELNNAKNNSLNYGVALGWTIFDGLGMFARYDQLKELEKQGQTQLKSAIVTKVADVLSAYYNLVQQQQMLTTLDTAVVISKQRLQTADNRFKIGKASKLEVLNAQVDLNTDTTNLIKQKELYANAVTALNELLVRDVTTPCRVEETVSVDHKLILKDLMTLAEKQNPDVQLAIINKRVAELDLKQVKANRYPVVRLNSGYNFSETESSLGFVTQSSSKGFNYGLTATLNIFNGFLQHRNEKVANLQVENTQFLLDKQKQSLNTQLATVYQSYQTNLELKELEAKNEDIARQNLDITLEKFRIGTITTIEFRNAQLNYITARTRHNAARFQAKISEVALKELAGTVTF; this comes from the coding sequence ATGAAACATTATCTGTTAATCATACTGGCAATAGTAACTTCAAATCTGGCAAACGCACAGGAAGTGCTTACGGCTAAAGAGGCGGTTGAAATTGCATTAAAAAATAATTATGATATTCTGATTGCTGCCAATCAGGCAAAAATCAGTGAAAAGAATGCCGGCGTTGCCAATGCCGGGATGTTGCCAACATTGGGAGCAACGCTGACAAAAAATAATAATACGCAAAACTCAACGCAAACGCAGGCAGACGGATCGCAAAGGGAATTGAATAATGCAAAAAATAACAGTCTAAACTATGGTGTAGCACTGGGATGGACGATATTTGACGGATTAGGGATGTTTGCACGTTATGATCAACTGAAAGAACTGGAAAAGCAAGGGCAAACGCAATTAAAGTCTGCTATAGTGACAAAAGTAGCTGATGTGCTTTCTGCTTATTATAATCTGGTACAGCAGCAACAAATGTTGACGACACTTGATACGGCAGTGGTGATTTCAAAACAACGCTTACAAACGGCTGATAACCGGTTTAAAATAGGGAAAGCGTCCAAATTGGAAGTGTTAAATGCTCAAGTCGACCTAAATACAGATACGACTAACTTAATCAAACAAAAAGAATTGTATGCCAATGCGGTTACGGCTTTAAACGAATTATTGGTTCGTGATGTAACTACGCCTTGCCGGGTTGAAGAAACAGTGTCAGTTGATCATAAATTAATACTTAAAGATTTGATGACACTGGCTGAAAAACAGAATCCGGATGTGCAATTGGCTATTATAAACAAAAGAGTAGCGGAATTGGATTTAAAGCAGGTAAAAGCCAATAGATATCCGGTTGTTCGGTTGAATTCGGGTTATAATTTTTCCGAAACAGAATCCAGTCTTGGTTTCGTAACACAATCTTCATCCAAAGGATTTAATTACGGATTAACAGCAACATTGAATATTTTTAACGGATTTCTACAGCACCGAAATGAGAAAGTGGCAAATCTTCAGGTTGAAAATACACAGTTTCTACTGGACAAACAAAAGCAGAGTCTGAATACGCAATTAGCAACTGTTTATCAATCCTATCAAACTAATTTGGAGTTGAAAGAGCTGGAAGCTAAAAACGAAGATATTGCCCGCCAAAACCTGGATATAACATTAGAAAAGTTTCGTATCGGAACGATAACCACAATCGAATTCCGAAATGCACAATTAAACTACATAACGGCCAGAACCCGACACAATGCTGCCCGATTCCAGGCTAAAATTTCGGAAGTTGCTTTAAAAGAATTAGCCGGAACGGTGACATTTTAG
- a CDS encoding zinc-dependent peptidase produces MACFLQLNSAANDESAGIGIAIGFVLIVLIFSLFRFLEPIYTYFFKKPFYVHFYPFPKQLTDAQLYILETQFSFYRRLPLRQKGYFEHRVSRFIAKYQYIGQQGQPITDEVKVLIAATSVMLTFGMRNYLFTVFNKIVVFPTKFFSVSGQAYHIGEFNPALKTIAFSWEDFVAGYRNEHDNRNLGLHEFTHALHFQSEKSEHVSAILFEKMFRKIMKELEDPVTSEKIRSSGYFREYAFENRYEFLAVLLEHFFETPEVFRSHFPLLYDHLKKMINFKQY; encoded by the coding sequence ATGGCTTGCTTTTTACAGTTGAATTCTGCTGCAAATGATGAATCAGCGGGTATTGGTATCGCTATTGGGTTTGTTTTGATAGTCCTGATTTTTAGTTTATTTCGCTTTTTGGAACCGATCTATACCTATTTTTTTAAAAAGCCGTTTTATGTGCATTTTTACCCGTTTCCTAAACAATTAACCGATGCGCAATTGTATATATTAGAAACCCAATTTTCATTTTATCGAAGATTACCGCTTAGGCAAAAAGGTTATTTCGAACATCGGGTAAGTCGTTTTATTGCTAAATACCAATATATAGGCCAACAGGGGCAACCCATTACCGATGAAGTGAAAGTACTGATCGCGGCGACTTCAGTTATGCTTACCTTCGGAATGCGGAATTATCTGTTTACCGTTTTTAATAAAATTGTTGTATTTCCTACCAAGTTTTTTTCTGTTTCCGGTCAGGCGTATCATATCGGTGAGTTTAATCCGGCGTTAAAAACAATCGCGTTTTCCTGGGAAGATTTTGTAGCCGGGTATCGTAACGAACACGACAATCGGAATCTGGGGCTACATGAATTTACGCATGCCTTACATTTTCAAAGTGAAAAAAGTGAACATGTGAGTGCAATCCTTTTCGAAAAAATGTTTCGGAAGATCATGAAAGAACTGGAAGATCCGGTTACGAGTGAAAAAATCCGAAGCAGCGGTTATTTCAGAGAATATGCTTTTGAAAACCGATACGAATTTCTGGCGGTACTGCTCGAACATTTTTTTGAAACACCGGAAGTCTTCCGGTCCCATTTCCCACTACTTTATGATCATCTTAAAAAGATGATTAATTTTAAGCAATATTAA